In the genome of Lynx canadensis isolate LIC74 chromosome X, mLynCan4.pri.v2, whole genome shotgun sequence, one region contains:
- the PLP1 gene encoding myelin proteolipid protein isoform X1: MGLLECCARCLVGAPFASLVATGLCFFGVALFCGCGHEALTGTEKLIETYFSKNYQDYEYLINVIHAFQYVIYGTASFFFLYGALLLAEGFYTTGAVRQIFGDYKTTICGKGLSATVTGGQKGRGSRGQHQAHSLERVCHCLGKWLGHPDKFVGITYALTVVWLLVFACSAVPVYIYFNTWTTCQSIAFPSKTSASIGSLCADARMYGVLPWNAFPGKVCGSNLLSICKTAEFQMTFHLFIAAFVGAAATLVSLLTFMIAATYNFAVLKLMGRGTKF, encoded by the exons gCTTGTTGGAGTGCTGTGCAAGATGTCTTGTAGGGGCCCCCTTTGCTTCCTTGGTGGCCACTGGATTGTGTTTCTTTGGGGTGGCACTGTTCTGTGGCTGTGGACATGAAGCACTCACTGGCACAGAAAAGCTAATTGAGACCTATTTCTCCAAAAACTACCAGGACTATGAGTATCTCATCAATGT GATCCATGCCTTCCAGTATGTCATCTATGGAactgcctctttcttcttcctttatggGGCCCTCCTGCTGGCTGAGGGCTTCTACACCACCGGTGCAGTCAGGCAGATCTTTGGCGACTACAAGACCACCATCTGCGGCAAGGGCCTGAGCGCAACGGTAACAGGGGGCCAGAAGGGGAGGGGTTCCAGAGGCCAACATCAAGCTCATTCTTTGGAGCGGGTGTGTCATTGTTTGGGAAAATGGCTAGGACATCCCGACAAG TTTGTGGGCATCACCTATGCCCTGACCGTTGTGTGGCTCCTGGTGTTTGCCTGCTCTGCTGTGCCTGTGTACATTTACTTCAACACCTGGACCACCTGCCAATCTATTGCCTTCCCCAGCAAGACCTCTGCCAGTATaggcagtctctgtgctgatgccaGAATGTATG GTGTTCTACCATGGAATGCTTTCCCTGGCAAGGTGTGTGGCTCCAACCTTCTGTCCATCTGCAAAACAGCTGAG TTCCAAATGACCTTCCACCTGTTTATTGCTGCATTTGTGGGAGCTGCAGCCACACTGGTTTCCCTG